In Terriglobia bacterium, a single window of DNA contains:
- a CDS encoding SRPBCC domain-containing protein codes for TALSANKIMTQKLAVIQQVMVPGDAGHCWKYLSDPRLISEWFADTDQIRLKEPVQFAFGDGDYFAGTTLELEEPTFIRLVWKFMGLGGQSDISLFLCPLEDKTEVTVLDRGEYTPRAAKELREGWRDFLSRLERRITTGENSRYRWSPDICIGAVVQCDKLLIVRTLRDISWWRDAFPHSNPVLLMPGRDDEPVQAIFQEAEWSGQQTEATVEIVARRDGLGISVMHAGWADLPLDIQLDARRRVAALWQHALLKLEHRFGVNGKCHSTSSEDPNRNSSVPAVSTTTVGC; via the coding sequence AACCGCCCTTTCCGCCAATAAGATTATGACTCAGAAGTTGGCGGTCATACAGCAGGTCATGGTTCCTGGAGACGCTGGTCACTGTTGGAAGTACCTCAGTGACCCGCGTCTCATTTCCGAGTGGTTCGCCGACACTGATCAAATCAGATTGAAGGAGCCTGTGCAATTCGCTTTTGGAGACGGGGACTACTTCGCTGGCACGACACTGGAGCTCGAAGAACCCACCTTCATTCGACTTGTATGGAAATTCATGGGTTTAGGAGGACAGAGCGACATTTCCCTGTTCCTCTGTCCTCTCGAAGACAAGACCGAAGTCACAGTGTTGGACCGTGGAGAATACACGCCACGGGCAGCAAAAGAATTGCGCGAGGGTTGGCGCGACTTTCTCTCGCGGCTTGAGCGGAGGATAACAACTGGCGAAAACAGTCGATACCGATGGAGCCCGGATATCTGCATTGGGGCCGTGGTGCAGTGCGACAAGCTCTTAATAGTTCGCACCTTGCGAGACATTTCTTGGTGGCGTGATGCGTTTCCGCACTCTAATCCAGTGCTTCTAATGCCCGGCCGTGATGATGAGCCAGTTCAGGCCATCTTCCAAGAGGCTGAGTGGTCTGGTCAGCAGACAGAAGCTACAGTCGAGATCGTGGCAAGGCGTGATGGACTGGGCATCTCAGTGATGCACGCCGGCTGGGCAGATCTGCCTCTGGATATCCAGCTTGACGCGCGACGACGGGTGGCAGCCCTTTGGCAACACGCACTCCTCAAATTGGAGCATCGATTTGGGGTCAATGGCAAATGTCATTCAACGAGCAGCGAAGACCCCAATAGGAATTCTAGTGTGCCGGCCGTTTCGACGACGACTGTGGGCTGCTAA